A genomic region of Pseudomonas sp. RSB 5.4 contains the following coding sequences:
- a CDS encoding Ig-like domain-containing protein, giving the protein MPANALTLNAPSVDEAPDGVLDPETIPARGATVRITPYDDMAYRDWVYLFVGDHYTDDIPIGKSAVGEDVEFVVLAKEFIANDNNILPIRYEVERAPDTIRNKKNKNLARTLREESLTLDLLLKAPFESAATLDLSSKNYLASVNKPPRETPAYTRMTREANWGTAPYVYSCSDESIATIHSASGEVTAVRNGTCTITATDTLNQAQRYELTIKGILELHFLTHNADWEGMKVLCMQAKVLPVSLAQIKRFWSLYYPNSGQVAEYLGWLDYPVWTGDELGAGTAWSYDLNGSDDNENASGDDIGTFHQAVGIKRD; this is encoded by the coding sequence ATGCCTGCCAACGCTCTCACACTCAATGCGCCTTCAGTGGACGAGGCTCCAGATGGCGTACTCGATCCTGAAACGATTCCGGCCCGAGGCGCCACGGTGCGCATCACCCCCTACGACGACATGGCCTATCGTGACTGGGTCTACCTCTTTGTCGGCGACCACTACACCGACGACATTCCCATCGGTAAGAGCGCAGTGGGCGAAGATGTGGAGTTTGTTGTTCTCGCGAAAGAGTTCATCGCCAACGACAACAATATTTTGCCCATTCGTTACGAAGTGGAGCGCGCGCCGGACACGATCAGGAACAAGAAAAACAAAAACTTGGCTCGAACCCTGCGCGAGGAATCGCTGACACTGGATTTGCTGCTCAAAGCCCCTTTCGAAAGTGCTGCGACCCTGGATCTGAGCAGCAAAAACTACTTGGCCTCGGTCAACAAGCCGCCCAGGGAAACGCCTGCGTACACACGCATGACCCGGGAAGCCAATTGGGGCACGGCTCCCTACGTGTACAGCTGCAGTGATGAAAGCATTGCAACCATCCATTCAGCATCAGGCGAGGTCACTGCGGTGCGCAACGGAACGTGCACGATCACCGCGACCGATACCCTGAACCAGGCCCAGCGTTACGAACTGACAATCAAGGGAATTCTGGAGCTGCACTTCCTCACTCACAACGCCGACTGGGAGGGCATGAAGGTTCTCTGCATGCAAGCCAAAGTGCTGCCCGTCTCGCTGGCCCAGATCAAACGCTTCTGGTCACTGTATTACCCCAATAGTGGTCAAGTGGCCGAATACCTTGGCTGGCTGGATTACCCGGTCTGGACCGGGGACGAACTTGGCGCGGGGACCGCCTGGTCTTATGACCTGAACGGTTCGGACGACAACGAAAATGCCAGTGGTGATGACATCGGCACCTTTCACCAGGCCGTCGGTATCAAACGCGACTGA